From the candidate division KSB1 bacterium genome, one window contains:
- a CDS encoding metallophosphoesterase: MRQINFLLFFTVVFSIYGLLNFYIFVRGRQALTAHPTLSTVFTVLFLFLALSYLIGRLLERIWLSRISDFLVFVGSFWLAAFLYLFLIVLFIDLLRLVNHFLPFFHYLAADSERLKFTAFTAGISVVFLILLAGYVNACRVQVRRLEIKIDKPCETKELKIAAASDVHLGTIVGRRRFCRIVNKINSLSPDLILFPGDLIDEDIAPVVRENLGEALRSLKAAYGIYAVTGNHEFIGGVERAVGYLQEHGVRVLRDESVLLPNGLYLVGRDDRVKKAFTGVDRKSLRELMQSVDPGKPILLLDHQPFELHEAAEQGVDLQLSGHTHNGQLWPLDLITRATYEQSWGYLKKGHTQYYISCGVGTWGPPIRLGSRPEIVELGLRFNPKEE; encoded by the coding sequence ATGAGACAAATCAACTTTCTTCTGTTTTTCACGGTCGTTTTCAGCATTTACGGCCTGTTGAACTTTTACATCTTTGTTCGGGGGCGCCAAGCGTTGACGGCTCACCCGACGCTGTCAACCGTTTTCACCGTGCTTTTTCTTTTCCTGGCGCTCTCCTATTTGATCGGCCGCCTCCTCGAAAGAATTTGGCTTTCCCGCATTTCGGATTTTCTTGTCTTTGTCGGATCCTTTTGGTTGGCGGCCTTTCTCTATCTGTTTTTGATCGTCCTCTTTATCGATTTATTGCGCCTCGTTAATCATTTTCTGCCGTTCTTTCATTATTTGGCTGCGGATTCCGAACGGCTGAAATTTACGGCATTTACAGCCGGCATTTCTGTGGTTTTCTTGATTCTGCTTGCAGGTTATGTGAACGCCTGCAGGGTTCAAGTCCGGCGCCTGGAAATCAAGATCGACAAACCGTGCGAGACAAAAGAGCTCAAGATCGCCGCGGCTTCCGACGTGCACCTCGGCACAATTGTCGGGCGGCGCCGCTTTTGTCGCATCGTCAATAAAATCAACTCGCTGTCGCCGGACTTGATCCTCTTTCCCGGCGATCTGATCGACGAAGACATTGCGCCGGTGGTGCGCGAGAATCTGGGCGAGGCATTGCGCTCCCTCAAAGCGGCTTACGGCATTTATGCAGTGACCGGAAATCACGAGTTCATCGGCGGCGTCGAGAGGGCAGTGGGCTATTTGCAGGAGCACGGCGTCAGAGTGCTTCGCGACGAGAGCGTGCTCCTCCCCAACGGCCTTTATCTGGTGGGCAGAGATGATCGGGTGAAAAAAGCCTTTACCGGCGTCGATCGTAAAAGTCTGCGCGAGCTTATGCAGTCGGTCGATCCCGGCAAGCCGATTCTGCTCTTGGACCACCAGCCGTTCGAGCTGCACGAAGCAGCCGAGCAGGGTGTGGATCTGCAGCTTTCCGGTCATACCCACAATGGTCAGTTGTGGCCGCTGGACCTTATCACGCGGGCAACCTACGAGCAGAGCTGGGGTTATCTCAAAAAAGGACATACGCAATATTATATTTCCTGCGGCGTCGGTACCTGGGGACCGCCGATTCGCCTCGGCAGTCGACCGGAGATCGTCGAGCTTGGACTGCGGTTCAACCCGAAAGAAGAATAA
- a CDS encoding alpha/beta hydrolase produces the protein MKQFRRLLPLFLIASSLSAQFPMFKAPTEEIKRKWLDLPYASLSEAQKLDIYLPDEGDGPFPVILAIHGGAFLGGDKADGQLTPMLEGLRRGYAVVSINHRLSSEATFPAAVHDVKAAVRWLRAHAEEYKLDGTRIVAWGPSAGGYLAAMAGVTCGVAELEDLSLGNADYSSCVQAVVDWFGPINFLTMDEQFRKSGKGRPNHGEADSPASLFMGRRITEIPEKVAASNPESYLSVDDPPILIMHGTDDPVVPVEQSIEFAEKLGRIIGSEKCRLILLSGAGHGGPQFSSPETLNQVFEFIDRVLKD, from the coding sequence ATGAAGCAATTTCGCAGACTTTTACCTCTTTTTTTGATAGCCTCATCTTTATCGGCACAGTTTCCCATGTTTAAAGCGCCGACCGAAGAGATTAAGCGCAAATGGCTTGATTTGCCTTACGCCTCGCTTTCCGAAGCGCAAAAGCTGGATATCTATCTGCCGGATGAAGGCGACGGGCCTTTTCCGGTGATCCTCGCTATTCACGGCGGCGCCTTTCTCGGCGGCGACAAAGCCGACGGCCAGCTGACGCCGATGCTCGAAGGTCTCCGCCGCGGCTATGCAGTAGTATCGATCAATCATCGCCTAAGCAGCGAGGCGACTTTTCCGGCCGCAGTTCACGACGTCAAAGCGGCCGTTCGTTGGCTGCGCGCACACGCGGAAGAGTATAAATTGGACGGTACCCGCATTGTCGCTTGGGGACCTTCTGCCGGCGGATATTTGGCGGCCATGGCCGGCGTTACCTGCGGCGTTGCGGAATTGGAAGATCTTTCCCTCGGCAACGCAGACTATTCAAGCTGTGTTCAAGCTGTGGTCGACTGGTTCGGCCCGATCAATTTTCTGACAATGGATGAACAGTTCCGAAAAAGCGGCAAAGGCCGCCCGAATCACGGTGAGGCCGATTCGCCCGCATCCCTTTTTATGGGCCGCCGAATAACCGAAATACCTGAAAAGGTTGCAGCCTCAAATCCGGAATCCTACCTTTCGGTCGACGACCCGCCGATCCTTATTATGCACGGAACGGATGACCCGGTAGTGCCCGTCGAACAGTCTATCGAATTTGCTGAAAAGCTGGGGCGTATCATCGGTTCGGAAAAATGTCGCCTCATCCTTCTTTCAGGTGCCGGTCACGGCGGGCCGCAGTTTTCTTCACCGGAGACTTTGAATCAGGTTTTTGAATTTATCGATCGCGTCCTGAAGGACTGA